The Pseudomonadota bacterium genome segment GGGCGTTCGTGATCGACTGCGGCGAGTTCGACAAACGAGACTCGATCAGTGAGGCCATCAGACCGGCGGGACTGGGACGTTCATGAGGAACGACTCGATAAGCCGAGACTTCCGCTCAACGCTCCACCGGTGCCTACGCTGGTACTCGGGATCGAGCTTGTAGCGACGCTCCTTCTCGCCACCGGTCCCCTCGAGCTCAACGGGCTCCTCCAGCATTGCGAGGATGCCGGCCAACGAGTAGCGGGCCGACTCTGTGACGATCCGAACGTCGCCCTTCGCGTAGCGGCTGTTCAGCTCCTCGTCGGTCGCTTTGGGCTTTGCCGCGTCGGCACCGAAAGACACCTTCTCATGCTGGAGCAGGTGGCCCGTGCCGGGCGGGTCCTTCTTTCGCGGCGTGGATCGTTTATCGTTCCCCTTGGTCACGTTTGCTCCTCTCAGACCGGCCGACAGTAGACGTCATACTCGGCGATGCTCTTTCTCGGCGACGCCTGAAACTGCCGCACCTGGCGGCGGCCGGTGTCGGCATCCGGTACAGCCCGGGTGGTCGTGATGCGCCACCCTGGTTCAGCAAGGGTGGCGCGAAGAACATCCATGGGCTCGGCGTCGCGATCGTGGATTCCTCCGAAGCGGATGACAAGTTTCGTGCGTGACGTAGATCGTGATCTCAGGTTCTTCCACACGAGCGAAAGTTCGTTCGCGAAATGCTCGGCGCCCGTGTGCTCGAGCTGTCCTGTGGGTTGCGCATACTCGACGTAATCAGGTCCGCCGAGAAACCAGCTCCGTAGCCACTGGTCGGGCAAGTAGGTCCGCATGCCGTAGTATGGGGGTGAGGTGACGATCCAGCGCGCCTTCGGCGTGTCGCGGAATGTCTCGCTGAGCCTGCTGTCTGCGTGGTGAACGATGCCGTCAACGTTCGGCGGCGGAGCTGCGAGGTATCGCTTCGCGCGATCCTTGATGACTTCCAGCACATCGACGTCGTCCGGCCGCAGCCCGCGGGCGGTCCAGAACTTCACCGCGTAGTTCGGCTTCGGCGCGAAGGTTCTGGGCGCCTGGTTCGAGAAGTACGACGGCTTGCCCTTCGGGCGGGGGCCGTGCAGCGCACCAAGGAGGATCGCTCGCAACAGGGTTCGGGTCGCGGAGGCGCAGTCCGCCAGGAGCGCCTCACGAAGCTGACAGATCTGAACGAGCGTCAGCGGGTGGTATGCGAGGCGCCAGAACGGCCCGCTGGGCACCGCCA includes the following:
- a CDS encoding DUF262 domain-containing protein; the encoded protein is MTKGNDKRSTPRKKDPPGTGHLLQHEKVSFGADAAKPKATDEELNSRYAKGDVRIVTESARYSLAGILAMLEEPVELEGTGGEKERRYKLDPEYQRRHRWSVERKSRLIESFLMNVPVPPV
- a CDS encoding site-specific DNA-methyltransferase, which encodes MTVAALNAVCPYYTMYPLDFPLRVLKRHGKPGEWVIDPFCGRGTTNFAARLLGMPSIGIDSSPVAAALARAKLVYATPGRVQASARAILAAAREPVAVPSGPFWRLAYHPLTLVQICQLREALLADCASATRTLLRAILLGALHGPRPKGKPSYFSNQAPRTFAPKPNYAVKFWTARGLRPDDVDVLEVIKDRAKRYLAAPPPNVDGIVHHADSRLSETFRDTPKARWIVTSPPYYGMRTYLPDQWLRSWFLGGPDYVEYAQPTGQLEHTGAEHFANELSLVWKNLRSRSTSRTKLVIRFGGIHDRDAEPMDVLRATLAEPGWRITTTRAVPDADTGRRQVRQFQASPRKSIAEYDVYCRPV